The Glycine max cultivar Williams 82 chromosome 12, Glycine_max_v4.0, whole genome shotgun sequence genome window below encodes:
- the LOC100787229 gene encoding CBS domain-containing protein CBSX5, translating to MAVSFLARDVSDLCLGKPPLRSLSAAATVADALDALKSSDGEIHVSVWSFENEVGRCVGKLCMVDVICYLCREDNLLSPSKSLKEPLSSILPKDHNLVVHLQPSSSLLEAIDLILQGAQNFVVPILPTKRSGVSRRKQQHQKASSTINSHSSCEFCWLTQEDVIRFLLGSIGVFTPLPALSIDSLGIVSSDVLAIDYYSPASSTVGAISKSLAQQTSVAIVDSDGTFIGEISPFTLACCDETVAAAMATLSAGDLMAYIDCGGPPEDLVRVVKARLKEKNLEKMLQEFTILSSCESSQLASSSSSSDEESTTRTPARSGRLARSSSYSARMVRKAEAIVCHPKSSLVAVMIQAIAHRVNYLWVIEDDCSLVGIVTFSNMLKVFREHLETM from the exons ATGGCAGTGAGCTTTCTGGCGCGCGATGTATCGGACCTCTGCCTTGGGAAGCCACCGCTGAGGTCGCTCTCCGCTGCCGCCACCGTCGCCGACGCCTTAGACGCGCTCAAGAGCTCCGACGGCGAGATCCACGTCAGCGTGTGGAGCTTCGAGAATGAAGTGGGTCGATGCGTAGGGAAACTGTGCATGGTCGATGTTATTTGCTACCTTTGCAGAGAGGACAATCTCTTGTCTCCTTCTAAATCTCTCAAAGAACCACTTTCCTCAATTCTCCCTAAGGATCATAATCTCGTTGTGCATCTTCAACCTTCTTCTAG CTTGTTGGAAGCTATTGATCTTATCCTACAAGGTGCACAGAATTTTGTGGTGCCAATATTGCCAACAAAGAGGAGTGGAGTTTCAAGAAGGAAACAGCAGCATCAGAAGGCATCATCAACAATCAACAGCCATAGTAGTTGTGAATTCTGTTGGTTGACTCAAGAGGATGTGATTAGGTTCCTTCTTGGTTCCATTGGGGTCTTCACTCCACTTCCTGCTTTGTCTATTGACTCTCTTGGCATCGTTAGCTCTGATGTGCTTGCCATTGACTACTACTCCCCTGCATCTTCTACAGTTGGAGCCATCTCAAAGTCCCTTGCCCAGCAAACTTCTGTTGCCATTGTGGACAGTGATGGCACTTTCATTGGAGAGATATCACCCTTCACTCTCGCTTGTTGCGACGAGACGGTCGCGGCCGCCATGGCCACCTTGTCTGCGGGGGACCTAATGGCCTACATTGATTGTGGAGGCCCTCCTGAGGATCTTGTGAGAGTGGTCAAGGCAAGGTTGAAGGAGAAGAATTTGGAGAAGATGTTGCAGGAGTTCACAATTTTGTCATCTTGCGAGAGTTCACAATTGGCATCCTCCTCGTCTTCCTCCGATGAGGAGTCAACAACAAGGACACCAGCTAGGTCTGGAAGGTTGGCAAGGTCATCTAGCTACTCGGCTAGGATGGTGAGGAAGGCCGAGGCTATAGTGTGTCATCCAAAGAGCTCCCTTGTTGCTGTGATGATCCAGGCCATTGCACATAGAGTGAACTACTTGTGGGTTATTGAGGATGATTGTAGCTTAGTTGGCATTGTCACTTTTTCTAATATGTTGAAGGTGTTCAGAGAACATTTAGAAACTATGTAG